From one Paractinoplanes brasiliensis genomic stretch:
- a CDS encoding DinB family protein, with product MVDDSALKADLLSYLQHARDALLWKLDGLSEYHARRPLVASGTNLLGLVKHCAGVEAGYFGVTFGRPFPEPMPWMEDDAELNADMWADASETREGIVGLYRRVWAHAGATIESLPLAGRGAVPWWSPERREVSLGLVLVHVTAEVQRHAGHADIVRELIDGSTGLSATISNMPEEDAAYWAAHREQLEKVARNF from the coding sequence ATGGTTGACGACTCAGCGCTCAAGGCCGATCTGCTCAGCTACCTGCAGCACGCGCGCGACGCGCTGCTGTGGAAACTCGACGGCCTCTCCGAGTACCACGCGCGCCGGCCGTTGGTGGCCAGCGGCACCAACCTGCTCGGGCTGGTCAAACACTGCGCCGGGGTGGAAGCGGGCTACTTCGGCGTCACGTTCGGCCGGCCGTTCCCCGAGCCGATGCCGTGGATGGAGGACGACGCCGAGTTGAACGCGGACATGTGGGCCGATGCCTCCGAGACCCGCGAGGGCATCGTCGGGCTCTACCGGCGGGTGTGGGCGCACGCCGGCGCGACGATCGAGTCGCTGCCGCTCGCCGGCCGGGGCGCGGTGCCGTGGTGGTCGCCCGAGCGGCGTGAGGTGTCGCTCGGGCTAGTGCTGGTGCACGTCACGGCCGAGGTGCAGCGGCATGCGGGGCACGCCGACATCGTGCGCGAGCTGATCGACGGGTCGACCGGGCTGAGCGCAACGATCAGCAACATGCCCGAGGAGGACGCCGCTTACTGGGCGGCGCATCGGGAACAACTGGAGAAGGTCGCGCGCAACTTCTAG
- a CDS encoding GNAT family N-acetyltransferase, translating to MLENPVWAALSGPQACFAEASGDAARFLSDVGPWCAVADPGDRRGWADLAELTDRALLSAPALHAPAGWEPVSVTPGVQMAGHTMTGVHDPETVELSETDVPEMLDLVERAQPGPFGKRTIELGRYVGLRHEGRLVAMAGERFRLPGWTEVSAVCTDPAFRGQGLAARLTMAVAAGILERGDLPFLHVSAENAAAIRLYERLGFQVDHEVVFATYRRAG from the coding sequence GTGCTGGAGAATCCCGTGTGGGCCGCCCTCTCCGGGCCGCAGGCCTGCTTCGCCGAGGCGTCCGGTGACGCCGCCCGTTTCCTCTCCGACGTCGGGCCGTGGTGCGCCGTGGCCGATCCCGGTGACCGCCGGGGCTGGGCCGACCTCGCCGAGCTGACCGACCGTGCGCTGCTCAGCGCCCCGGCGCTGCACGCGCCCGCGGGCTGGGAGCCGGTGTCCGTGACACCCGGCGTGCAGATGGCCGGTCACACCATGACAGGGGTGCACGACCCCGAGACCGTCGAGCTGAGCGAGACCGACGTGCCCGAGATGCTCGACCTGGTCGAGCGGGCCCAGCCGGGGCCGTTCGGCAAACGCACCATCGAGCTCGGCCGCTACGTGGGTCTGCGGCACGAGGGCCGGCTGGTCGCCATGGCCGGCGAACGTTTCCGTCTGCCGGGGTGGACGGAGGTCAGCGCGGTCTGCACCGACCCCGCCTTCCGCGGCCAGGGCCTGGCCGCCCGCCTGACAATGGCGGTTGCGGCCGGCATCCTCGAACGCGGGGATCTGCCGTTCCTGCACGTGTCGGCCGAGAACGCGGCCGCCATCCGCCTCTACGAACGGCTCGGCTTCCAGGTCGACCACGAGGTGGTGTTCGCGACCTACCGCCGCGCGGGGTGA
- a CDS encoding putative bifunctional diguanylate cyclase/phosphodiesterase, which produces MTTRAVRAAFGAWIVALSAIYYAFPGAHLVTWALLGYSCAAMVLVGVRLNRPARRLPWYLISAALVFFTTGDTVYNLILFLGREPVFPGPADLLYLMVYPLLTGAFLLFVRARGGASNRAALLDALVPTVGLGLLSWVYWIAPFTRSHELTLMQKLVSIGFPFGDVIALALTLRMLTSPGRKPRALVAIVIAIAGLLVSDIFYGQSQLNSAWSLGGPVDLGWIVFYAATAWTALMPSMSRLTEQLPQATGTDLRSARLALMAAAALIAPAVLYVEWMHGKDVEVARGGVVDAPVIAGAAALMFVLVLARVNGLAVDQRQARARERALHQAGTAVFEATTEREVAQALRNAVEKLMPAGEPSRLDFTTDAPTPHEPGLRLLPGSELPKGMPHGDFEHFLYATMPLPGEGRVAAGVLGAPATVLREMKPTFEALLGQVEVVLQRIGLTGEVNRRNSEAYFRTLIQNASDVILIVDGDDTITYASPSADTVLGHPDLAGTPLPALIAVSHHTALSEALAAVKSGRDQAEATDLAVLCEDGRLLQIECTGRDLRDDPTVGGLVLTMRDVTERRRLEDDLSHLAFHDGMTGLANRVLFRNRLEQAFSVAERDDAVIAVLFVDLDDFKDVNDTLGHAVGDQLLVSVGERISQVVGVADTAARMGGDEFAVLIEQSHDATRAEEIAERIVQALAEPVELPDGLGGSHIVSGAASVGVATNRGAASGTELLRHADLALYQAKGEAKGTWQRYQSDLHTAMVQRLETRAALHEAIDNEQFAVMYQPIVDLGSAETVGMEALVRWQHPTRGLLGPYHFIEAAEESGAIVEIGRWVLCEALREIARMHAAEPDTTLRYVSVNVSARQFRTPGFVDQVREALADSGADPQWLLLEITESLLLRDADQVRNDLGELRALGVRIAIDDFGTGYSSLSYLRQMPVDVLKVDKSFIDDILGSEQQRALVDAIVTLARNLDLAVVAEGIEDEGQRAELIAMGCPYGQGYLFSKPVWPHEIAAGRRSSEEARDLSAA; this is translated from the coding sequence ATGACGACGCGAGCCGTTCGCGCCGCTTTCGGCGCGTGGATCGTGGCGCTGTCCGCGATCTACTACGCCTTCCCCGGCGCCCACCTGGTGACGTGGGCCCTGCTGGGTTACTCGTGCGCGGCGATGGTCCTGGTGGGCGTCCGCCTGAACCGGCCCGCCCGCCGCCTGCCGTGGTATCTGATCTCGGCCGCGCTGGTGTTCTTCACGACCGGCGACACCGTCTACAACCTGATCCTGTTCCTGGGCCGCGAGCCCGTCTTCCCCGGCCCGGCCGACCTGCTCTACCTGATGGTCTACCCGCTGCTGACCGGGGCCTTCCTGCTGTTCGTACGGGCCCGCGGCGGCGCCAGCAACCGGGCCGCGCTGCTCGACGCGCTGGTGCCCACGGTCGGTCTCGGGCTGCTCTCGTGGGTGTACTGGATCGCGCCGTTCACCCGTTCGCACGAGCTCACCCTCATGCAGAAGCTCGTCTCGATCGGCTTCCCGTTCGGCGACGTGATCGCCCTGGCCCTGACGCTGCGCATGCTGACCAGCCCGGGCCGCAAGCCGCGGGCGCTGGTCGCGATCGTCATCGCCATCGCCGGGCTGCTGGTCAGCGACATCTTCTACGGCCAGAGCCAGCTCAACAGCGCCTGGTCGCTGGGCGGGCCGGTCGACCTCGGCTGGATCGTCTTCTACGCCGCCACGGCCTGGACGGCGCTGATGCCGTCGATGAGCCGGCTCACCGAGCAGCTCCCCCAGGCCACCGGCACCGACCTGCGGTCCGCGCGGCTCGCCCTGATGGCCGCGGCCGCCCTGATCGCCCCGGCCGTGCTCTACGTCGAGTGGATGCACGGCAAGGACGTCGAGGTGGCCCGCGGCGGTGTCGTCGACGCGCCCGTCATCGCCGGCGCCGCGGCCCTGATGTTCGTGCTCGTGCTGGCGCGGGTCAACGGCCTGGCGGTCGACCAGCGTCAGGCGCGGGCCCGCGAGCGGGCGCTGCACCAGGCGGGCACGGCCGTGTTCGAGGCCACCACCGAGCGCGAGGTCGCGCAGGCGCTGCGCAACGCCGTCGAGAAGCTCATGCCCGCCGGGGAGCCGTCCCGCCTCGACTTCACCACCGACGCCCCGACACCCCACGAGCCGGGTCTGCGCCTGCTCCCGGGCTCGGAGCTGCCCAAGGGCATGCCGCACGGGGATTTCGAGCATTTCCTGTACGCCACCATGCCGCTGCCCGGGGAGGGCCGCGTCGCCGCCGGCGTGCTCGGAGCCCCGGCCACGGTGCTGCGCGAGATGAAGCCGACCTTCGAGGCGCTGCTGGGCCAGGTCGAGGTCGTCCTGCAGCGCATCGGCCTGACCGGCGAGGTCAACCGCCGCAACAGCGAGGCCTACTTCCGCACGCTGATCCAGAACGCGTCGGACGTCATCCTCATCGTCGACGGCGACGACACCATCACGTACGCGTCCCCGTCGGCCGACACCGTGCTCGGCCACCCCGACCTGGCCGGCACCCCGCTCCCGGCGCTGATCGCGGTCAGCCACCACACCGCGCTGAGCGAGGCCCTGGCCGCCGTCAAGTCCGGCCGCGACCAGGCCGAGGCGACCGACCTGGCCGTGCTGTGCGAGGACGGCCGGCTGCTGCAGATCGAGTGCACCGGCCGCGACCTGCGCGACGACCCGACCGTGGGCGGGCTGGTCCTGACCATGCGCGACGTCACCGAACGCCGCCGCCTCGAGGACGACCTGTCCCACCTGGCCTTCCACGACGGCATGACCGGGCTGGCCAACCGGGTGCTGTTCCGCAACCGGCTCGAGCAGGCGTTCTCGGTGGCCGAACGCGACGACGCGGTCATCGCCGTGCTCTTCGTCGACCTCGACGACTTCAAGGACGTCAACGACACCCTCGGGCACGCCGTCGGCGACCAGCTGCTGGTCAGCGTGGGCGAGCGGATCTCCCAGGTGGTCGGGGTCGCCGACACCGCGGCGCGGATGGGCGGCGACGAGTTCGCCGTGCTCATCGAGCAGAGCCACGACGCCACCCGGGCCGAGGAGATCGCCGAGCGCATCGTGCAGGCCCTGGCCGAACCGGTGGAGCTGCCCGACGGCCTCGGCGGCAGCCACATCGTCAGCGGCGCGGCCAGCGTCGGGGTCGCCACCAACCGCGGCGCCGCCTCGGGCACCGAACTGCTGCGCCACGCCGACCTGGCCCTCTATCAGGCCAAGGGTGAGGCCAAGGGCACCTGGCAGCGCTACCAGAGCGACCTGCACACCGCGATGGTGCAGCGGCTCGAGACCCGGGCCGCGCTGCACGAGGCCATCGACAACGAGCAGTTCGCCGTCATGTACCAGCCGATCGTCGACCTCGGCTCCGCCGAGACCGTCGGCATGGAGGCGCTGGTGCGCTGGCAGCACCCGACCCGGGGCCTGCTCGGGCCGTACCACTTCATCGAGGCGGCAGAAGAGAGCGGGGCCATCGTCGAGATCGGGCGGTGGGTGCTCTGTGAGGCGCTGCGCGAGATCGCCCGGATGCACGCGGCCGAACCGGACACCACGCTGCGGTACGTCAGCGTCAACGTCTCGGCCCGCCAGTTCCGGACGCCCGGGTTCGTCGACCAGGTGCGTGAGGCGCTGGCCGACAGCGGCGCCGACCCGCAATGGCTGCTGCTCGAGATCACCGAGAGCCTGCTGCTGCGCGACGCCGACCAGGTCCGCAACGACCTCGGCGAGCTGCGGGCCCTCGGCGTACGGATCGCGATCGACGACTTCGGCACCGGGTACTCGTCGCTGAGCTACCTGCGGCAGATGCCGGTCGACGTGCTCAAGGTCGACAAGTCGTTCATCGACGACATCCTCGGCAGCGAGCAGCAGCGGGCCCTGGTCGACGCGATCGTCACGCTGGCCCGCAACCTCGACCTGGCCGTGGTCGCCGAGGGCATCGAGGACGAGGGGCAGCGCGCCGAACTGATCGCGATGGGATGCCCGTACGGGCAGGGCTACCTGTTCTCGAAACCGGTGTGGCCGCACGAGATCGCGGCCGGCCGCCGGTCCTCCGAGGAAGCCCGGGATCTCTCGGCGGCCTGA